In Triplophysa rosa linkage group LG2, Trosa_1v2, whole genome shotgun sequence, the genomic window CCAGAGGGATCAGGAAACCCAGGAGCTGGCGTCCAAGCGGCTGGACATCCAAAATAAACGCTTCTACTTGGACGTGAAGCAAAACTCGAAGGGCAGGTTCATCAAGATCGCCGAGGTTGGCGCTGGGGGCTCCAAAAGTCGCTTGACACTTTCCATGTCAGTGGCGGCGGAGTTTCGGGACTACCTGGGGGATTTCATTGAGCACTACGCCCAGCTTGGACCCAGCACCCCGGAGCAGATCGCGCAGTCCTCGAGCGGAGAGGACGGCGGGCCTAGACGGGCCCTGAAGAGCGAGTTCTTAGTGCGCGAAAACCGCAAATACTACCTCGATCTGAAGGAAAACCAGCGGGGGAGGTTCCTTAGGATCCGCCAGACCGTCAACCGCGGGCCCGGTGGGTTTGGCGCCGCGGGAGGCGTGCCCGGGGGGGGCATGCAATCCGGGCAAACCATTGCCCTTCCTGCTCAGGGTCTCATCGAGTTCCGCGACGCCTTGGCCAAGCTGATCGATGACTACGGCGGAGATGACGAGGAGCTGGTCGGGGGCGGCTTCGCCGGGGGTTACGGTGAGCTTCCCGAGGGCACGTCGATCACGGTGGACTCCAAGCGGTTCTTCTTCGACGTCGGTTCTAACAAGTACGGGGTGTTTCTGCGGGTGAGCGAGGTGAAGCCCAGTTACAGAAACTCTATCACGATTCCCTTCAAAGCGTGGAGCAAGTTCGGGGGAGCTTTCTGCCGCTACGCCGAGGAGATGAAGGAGATCCAGGATCGTCACAGAGATAAAGTGTACGAGAGGAGAGGGGAAGAGGAATCGGAGGGGGACGACATCGACGACGACTGACCCGGACGGGTGTTCCTTTGCCCGGGTGACCCCgcagaacgagagagagaggaaagaaTTTACATGCATGAAACGAAACTTTAATGCTCAAACTAAGGCGAATAAAGATGTTTGACTGAGAAACACTGTCATGTATATGTAAGAGAATATCCCGTTTAAAGCAGTATAGATGATGTTTGGTTAGATACATGGATATTGGATGCTAGATgctcttgtcatttttaaagttcCCCTCTTGCAAAAAAGAAACCCCTTCTTACCCATTTAACTCAGAGGCTGTTCACAAATAAGTCAACATTGAGGACATTTAGTGTTAGTGTATCACAATATGATGATCTAGATGTTTTGGTGTTTATGATGGAGAGCCTACCAGCATCATCTGAATGATGTAGTGAATCTCATAGTTAGTTCATTCAGGAAGTGTTCTCTgaaaatatgtatgtgtgtatgtatataaatatataactcGGTTAAAAATGCGTAGAATTTGGAGGATTTAGGAGTTAAACTTGTGGACACAGAATACAGTTCAAACAACAATGTAAACACATTCAAAATGGTGCAATAATACAGTGCTCCACCACCTAAGTATTGAGGTTCATGTGGGGTGTAAATTAATTTTCCTCCTGTTTTTTGTCAGGATAGAGCAAGTCAAATCTCTGATCGGACATAGGGTGAATGTATGTCATAAGTTGCGGAATGTGCACATCGAAATTGACATGTAGATGGGTCAAGCACAAATGAAGCCGAAGCCACTTATACGCTCATATATTGGTaaatttattattaatactgGGTtcaatttaaagggaatgatgcGTCCACATTCGACTGGTAGCTTTATATCAGTGCATCTGGTAAATTGAGCATGTGGAGTGCTTTGACGGCTTAACtggaaagaaaataaaatgtagaacAACACCCAGCTGGgtttaaatagatttatttttaaaaacaataaacagaatatatatatatatatatatatatatatatatacagaaatatatttatatagataTAGAGTCAATTATAAATGCTTCCTGAACAggctatttaaacaaataaaactcgGATGCAATTATATAGGGGAATATTTCTTACTGATTTTCCATTCATTTCCTATAGTCCTGTGCTTAGAAGAGAAtaggaaaatgacaaaataacgAAGTATATCAAATGAGCTTGACAATGACAACAGTTTTTGTACCTTTTTTCAACAGCCCAAATGACACGATAAGACGTTTTTATTAACAGTCTATTCCTCCTTATgttgttaaattattttttgggtTTGACATTTCTGACCTATAAGAATCTTGCTACAATCTGCCTATACACTCCTAGATTTCTCAATATGTGTGTGCCTGTTTGCAACTCCCTATGTTTGGTTCTTATTGCTGTGATAGGGTATTATTAATGTTTTGACAAAGATTGATATCAGTTTCCtgatgtttattttcatttattctttGATCCTAAAGAATTAGCCATACACACCACCTGGGAGCCATAGTGACTTTTTACTAATTTTAATATCCATATGAGTTTCGACCTCATTCTTGTCTGTACTGTGTTATGTGAATAAGGCAGCTGTTCAGTCAAGTGTGTTCTGCTGTAATTCGCCACAAACTTCCTTTGAACAATAAATAGAATTTCTTTGCTGAGAATATAAAGCTCTTTGTCCTGATTTAAGAAATATGTTTCACAAGCGATGCAAACTGTGTCTGCTAAAATGATTACATTTATTCTTTACCTTTACAAAATGTCAATCTTTCACAAGATTTCATAATCCTCAACTTATAGCATCTTTGCACTACATTATAGAGGCTACTACAGTTCTTGTTCTGCCTTACTTTTGCATCACGATTTCCAGTGACGAATTCATTGATGAGAATGTGCCCTAGATAGCCAGAATGAGATGACTGATGACTGGGTTTAAAATTGCAGCTACAACACCAAACCTTCCAGCTGTGCGCACCAGAACCTTGCAAACTCGGGTTGTTCCACTTCACATACTCCGTGTGGCCTCGAGGCCATTGCAAACAATTTCTTTAGTGATTTTCGCTGAGGATGGTTCAGTTCAAGCAAACACTAAAATTGCCTCTTATTAGAGGTGCTTGCTGTAGGGCAGACATTACTGCTACTATTGCTCCCGGATTTCAACAAAAGTAACCCACACCGCTTGGATGCTACAGACCTCAAATTGTATAGCTTGTTTAAGAAATTCACTTTTCTAACcaatttaagaaaaaagataaCATAAATTTAGGGATTAGATGTTAACcctcagaacaccttagcaaccccATTATGCCCTGGCAACGACCCACATGAGGTTTTGCATGGGCAAGCAGTAGTAGAATACATTTCAACATCACAATAATAAGGACATACTTGTATCATGCAAGCTAGCAAAATGAGAATACACAAAGAATAGAGATGCCAAGAAGAAAAGAAGAAGGCTGAATAAAGAAACACTGTGTTCACCAAACTGTCGAAAAGTTAGGGCAGGTGGATTTTGGTGCCCTTGGGACCAAAAAGGTTGTGCAAAAGAACCTTTACTTACTTTGGAAATCACGCAGTGTGTTTTAATAGTGGTTTGCAATTTCTtggattaaaaaataaattcaaacCTTTTGCACGACTTAACGGCAAGTGGAGATATttaacaaacatgcacacaaatcaTGCACAATATGGGGAATATAATGTGTAAAAATGCATATAATGCCGCACAATGACATACATAAGAATGTTATCAAATGCTGCACATGGTCAGTCATCTATAATGATTGATTGATGAATATATATTGGAAATATTGCAGCCCTGGGCTGGGTTTCCCAAAACCTTCGCATCACTtcgttcttaagaatatatcgctaccactcttaggggtggtttcccggacagggcttaagcctagtcccagactaatttaaatattaGAGGTGTATTAATCAAAAACAACTtccactgacatatcttaaaatatatccgtttgactgttttgtctcaagatgaacactgtaatgtttttttgtaaagtatgtaaaaaaatgtcttaaatatcctaatttaaccaaggcctagtcctgtaTTTAAGATAATCCATGTCTGGGAAATCGGCCCTTAAGGTATAATTTAAGAatgacgtagcgttaagaaggtttcgggaaacccaaaatgttttttttatgtgtaaattgtttatatttcatttcctgAGAAACATATATGTATTTTATAGCTTCTGAAAGACATagctaaattaaaaaataaatatataaacaaaacaataacaatttatacaaaaaaaacattttgagagGTTTAgacccacctgactttaaatgaaccGTGTTGCCTCAGGAGCATCACTGAATGTTTCTATCAATTGTAatatttgtgtatgagtctcttgattgtcTTCAATGTAAACAGATGAATCTTAACATCATCACTGCTGGACATGAGTCAAATATACAGAAATCTTGAAAAGGCAAAGATTCTGGAGGACCTGGATAATATTTCTGGAGATCAGTGGACAGTTAACTGAAACCCTTAAACAACAAGGAcgaaacataaaaactgtcattgactGTTCAGGTAACATCATGCAGTATTAATAATCAAGGGGATGTGAACTTTTGACCTGGGCTATTCTGTTATGATACTTGGTGTGAactttatgttaacatttctttcgtAAAATAAGTTGTTCAGGGCAGGATCATACAAATAAACCTTCATTTTCAAAATTCCTcttatttttcccaaattctgCAAGGGGGATGTAACCTTTTGACTTCAACTGTAGTTTTTGGCCAACAAATGAATAACTCCTTAATCCTATTTCCCATAATACCCTAATCAGTGACCAGTCTGACATGATTTCACATTCGGTCCATGTATGACAGTCCACACACGACCTCATATGTGGGAAGCCTCACCCATTCACTTACTGTAAGAGAAAAGGCAGTTCAAGGTTACATTATACTAGACGCCTACCAAAGCTTCTCTTAGGGATTATTTCACATTCTCTGACATCCTGCTGAGATCAAATACAAGCAGCTGCCAGCTAGATTGTCATTCATTCAAAAACTCAAGTTCACGCTGAACATTCGCTCAAGACCTCACGCTCTCTCTCAAAGAATTGTCTGACAGATCAGATACTGAAATTTGTattaactttttaaaactttttaaaactttagtTTAACAAAATACAACACTGGAGGGCATCAGAGGGCTGTGACTCATAAACGGATTTGTTCTTACTGCAGGGTTTCCGGTGCTATATTTAGATTTTGTGTTGCCATGTATGTTCTGCTATAcagaatgaaattaaaaatgcacCTCCGAAGATGTTATGCCACAGTGACAGCTAATAAATTTGCACTAACTTGGatatacaaacaaaataaataaaaataatttagtcagagataaatgtttatttggaCCTTTTTAGTAAGGTGCAGTCTTTAacagaaatattcatttttcaatATCTGTAAAACAATTTTTCTATATCAGCCTGAACAATTAAAAGCTCTTACTACACACTGTCCATCACATTGCAGACTTGTACATTGAACATAGCATctggaaactgtacattgtaagaaacaatacgataaacctgtaaataacacatctgcacattcatttaaacaattatatgtcgtttttgtctatattttttcactttttgtatatagtgcattattgttattattgaattctcattttttctatcttaatgtatatttcatctctttcatctttgtttgcaccatgtgtacactttttcagcactaagctcctgtcgccaagtcaaattccttgtgtatGTAAACCTACTTGGTAGGGAcgcaccgataccagtatcagtatcgggcccgatactaagctcatgtactcgtactcgtaaaaagaccgatacctcatgtgacataactgacagacattttgttgtgaaatttgctttgaaagtttgtgaaaagcacatgaaattgtttatttttcataatgtgtttaaggtggagttgtttgtaattaagttattctattttattggtctcactgtgttgtgaaaaggtacaggcatcggtatcggCGGGTAGAAAAacatatcggtactcgtactccgtctttaaaaaaatagtattgggattctgattctgatttaacCTGACAAATGAATTCAACCAAAAACAACTGACCTGACGGTAGTGGGAAAATcatatgggcaattccagcgttatggatgtgacataaaaatgctcagagaatgcatttgttaccaatatacttaaccatttgtttatattttattaaacccTTGTTGTTTACGgggaaaatatcagtctatgcacaagttttctattttaaaaagggaaataaaaacGCGTTATggagacgacaaactttgtaggatttctgtgaattaaaatgcacaaacctaaAGCAATtaaacccaacaaatggagaagggatgcctcttcatagaacaacaaacatgcaaattaTAAACTTTCGTGACGATACAGCACTGGCCCGATCTGGTAAGTGACAGTTCTATCTACTGCCCCGACAGTCTCTCACGCTGGCCCCGTGCGAATTCATCAGTTGTCCTCAATGGGTATAGATGAAGCTCAAATAGTGAGACACGCGAGGCCATCGTGTTTGAAGAGCTTTTGTTAGACGTGATGCAGGGCAGACATTTTGTTAGACGTGATGCAGGGCAGACATTTTGCTGAAGCCAGATTGTGCCCATGTCTTTAAATGTGAGATTGATGAAACGTGTATTGACCGATTTTCAGGATGGTCAGACCACcttgtctctctttctgtctctctctgtccgtGTGTCAGGAGGATGGGTCAGTGGGCTTCTACTGTGGCACGGTTCCTCGTTCACTGATGAGAATCATGATGGCTTGGACTGAAGCTGATGATTCAGATGGGCCTCAAATCGTGAGACGGACAACAGCACGACACAACATAAATACGTCCTTTCTCTGGGGCTGTCCTATGGCGTCGATTTGATCTCACGTGAGCTTCAGGAACTCTTCAACAGAAATGCAGACACTACAGATCCATGGGCATTAGAACATCTGGGCATTAGAACATCTGGGCATTAGAACATCTGGGCATCACAGGCCATCTCCATCACAGCCAGCACATCACAGGCTTGTCTGTGTAAAAACAGGATAGAGGAGACCTGACACCACTGGACCACAGTAAGAACTGAAACAACCTGCCAACAAAGAGTAGAAAACTGAGAGCTTAAATAGTCGTGCTGATGAGTCACAGCTGACTCCGGTTGAGCAATCAGCACGAGAAGACAGCTGTTAAGCATGGAGGTATTTGTCAGTTTAAAATGTTGAGATGCAAATTCTCCACTAGTAATGTTAAGCATTTTATTCCAATGTTAATTTGTGTACAGTTTTGATGTTGAACATTGCCATTAGATTTAAGtatgcacacacaaaaataaattttacaAACTTATGTTTGCCTGTATTTACAGTATGCCCGGTGTGTTGTCATGGAGGCTCCTTTTGATTTCACAATTGTAAGTATAAATTCAATGCTCATAGATATGGTTAAAATATGTGCAGTTCGGTTTTTGATTTGGTTCAGGAAGGGGCCTCCTTTGTGGTCCTTCCTGAGATTTCTTCCCTTTTTACCTTTAGTTTTGGGggagatttattttcttttttactttcttGCTATGAGGTTTGAAGTTGGGATGTCATCCTGTTTTGCTTGATATAAATTTGTGGGCctgttaaagtaatagttcacccaaaaatgaaaattctgtcattatttactcacccttttgtcattttaaacctgtgtgactttctttcacagaacacaaaagaagatattttgaagaatgttggttactgGCACGCATTcttttgcattggttttgtgtccttacaatagaagtgaatgggtgccagcgctgCTTGGTTactaacttttttcaaaatatcttctttagtgttctgcggaaggaagtcatacaggtttgaaatgacaagagggtgagtaagtgatgacagaatttttgtttttggttgaactatcccttgaagcCTTTTCAGAGTCAGAATTAAGAAGAGGAAATATGAGGTCACCACGATAAGAATTATGGCTAAAGTTAGGACCAAAATTTGGTCTAAAAAGTAAGTGTCATTTTTGTGCTTTACATGCACTTAGCTGTTATGTAAAATGGATCTTACTCCCTTGATGTAAAGGAACGTGTCCTCTCAAACCCACTCGATGTGAAGCCATGTGGAGACAAGTCTTCTTCAGAGGGACTTGGCATTTTGCAGGCATGTATCTACATTTAATTATGCACCTCTATGAGCTGTAGGTTAAACTCACTCACAGGTT contains:
- the purba gene encoding purine-rich element binding protein Ba encodes the protein MVKMADGDSGSERGGSSGGGGGGGGVGGSGFQPFQRDQETQELASKRLDIQNKRFYLDVKQNSKGRFIKIAEVGAGGSKSRLTLSMSVAAEFRDYLGDFIEHYAQLGPSTPEQIAQSSSGEDGGPRRALKSEFLVRENRKYYLDLKENQRGRFLRIRQTVNRGPGGFGAAGGVPGGGMQSGQTIALPAQGLIEFRDALAKLIDDYGGDDEELVGGGFAGGYGELPEGTSITVDSKRFFFDVGSNKYGVFLRVSEVKPSYRNSITIPFKAWSKFGGAFCRYAEEMKEIQDRHRDKVYERRGEEESEGDDIDDD